In Anaerolineae bacterium, the DNA window TGTCAGATCCAGGCCGAATATTGCGGAGAAGGATTCCAGTGATTCAGAAGCATAACGGATAAAATCTGGAGCCAGAGCTGGTCCTTTCCGCCACGTCTCAGTAGCCTCCAGAGTCACCCCTACTATCACTATATCAGCTTCTTCGGGAGGAAAATTAGCTGCCAGGAAACGCATGCCACCTGCTCAAACCGAACGTATGGCAGGGACCCACAGCAGGATTGCCAGGGAGAAAAGCAGGTTTACCCCTGCTCCGAATGCTACCCCCGCTACGGGGCCGAAGGACTGAGCGATGCTTCCCGCCAGGAGGGAGCCAAAGGGAACCATACCGAAAAACATGAAGGAAAAGACCGCCATAACCCTACCTCTCAAATTGTCAGGCACCACCGATTGAAGAAGAGTGTTGCCTGTGGAGTTCTGGATTACAAAACCAGCCCCCACCAGGACCAGAAAAACGAGGGATAAGAGGTAATTGGAAGAAAAGGCGAAAACTAAAAGAGCACTGGGGAAAAGGAGGCTTCCCGTTAGAAGAAGCCAGCCTTTACGGGGCAAACGACCCAGGGAGGCAACTATCAAAGAACCACAAAGAGCCCCGATACCAACAGCTGCGTTCAGAAAGCCAAGGCCCCTTTCACCCACTTTCAGGACATCTGCTGCATATGCAGGCATAAGGGTTGAGTAAGAGAAGCCGAAAAGGGTGGAAACCCCCACGATGAGCACTATTATCTGGGTTACACGATTCCCTGAAATATAGCGAAAACCCTCGGCCAATTGACGGAAGATGGGCTCTGAGGAGGGAGCGTAGGAAATATCTTTAAAATTCATGAGCACAAGGGCAGAGATCACAGCCAGAAAGCTTAAGCCATTTATCCCAAAGCACCAGGCTGGGCCCAGGTTTGCCAGCACGATTCCTCCAATAGCCGGCCCTATGACTCTGGCCAGGTTGAACATTGTGGAATTAAGGGCAATAGCGTTCATGAGATCTTCCCGGTTTTCAATCAACTCCACGGCCAGGGCCTGTCGGGCGGGTGCATCAAAGGAGTTAACGATTCCAGAGAGGAAAGCCACGAGGGCTATGTGCCAGATCTGGAGGGCTCCGGCAGCCGCCAGCCCGGTAAGGGTAAAAGCAAACAACATAAGGGCTACCTGGGTCGCCAGAAGGAGATGGCGCTTGGGGGTTCTGTCAGCTATCACGCCTGCCGGAAGCGTTAAAAAAATGGTGGGGATCGTTCCCATAAACGAGACTAAACCCAGGGCGAAACGGGAGCCCGTAAGCTCGTATACCACCCAGCCCTGAGCTACCGATTGCATCCACATCCCCATGAGGGAAAAGCCCTGCCCGATAAACCAGAGGCGGTAATTGTGATAGCGAAGGGAAACAAAGGTGGGGGGAAGCCGTAGCTCTGCTGTCTTGAGGCATGGACTCATGACTCAGCTCCCCGGAAAAGTATTGTAGCACTTCTGAGGAGGCGTAAGTTGAAGAACCCAAGCCGCACGTTTAACTCTTCCTTATCGCAGACGGTGGAAGTGTTTGCATTATCCACGTGGGGTTTCAGAGCCCTGAGGAATTTATCCCTGAGGGCACTATTGGACATGGTAAGGACGTCGTCGATAAGGCGGAGGAGGAGGCGAGCTTTGTGGATGCGGGAGCTCACGTCTTCTGCCCTGCGCGGAGAAATCAGACCATATGCTTTCTTGAGCTCATTGAGGCGGAGCCCCGCTTCATAGGTGCTTTCCACTATCTCTTCCCTGCTCATCCATATGGTTTCATAACTAAGGATATACTTCCAGCTGGGCTGCTCCAGGGCAAAGCGGTGCTCTTCAAGAGAGCGATAGAAAACCCTATAGCCGTATTGTTCTGGAGCCTCAAAGGCCGCACTCCCGGGATCGAGGAAGGGGGCCATGGGTGAGATAAAGGGGAAAAGGCGTGGGCTCCGGTTCCGATTGAATTCCCGGATAAGCTTGCCAGCGTAATCCACTGTCTCCATAACTGAAGAAAAGTCCTGTCCGGGAAGGCCAATCATGAAGAAGACATCCAGCCTTTTACATCCTGCTTCCAGGGCGTATTCCATAGTGGCTTCGGCTTGAGCTGTGGTATAGGGTCGTCCGAAGGCCTGCCGAACAGCATCGCTATGGCTTTCCAGGGAAATTTCCAGAACGAAATTGGGCAGGGCACGAGCTAACTTCCTGAAGAAATCCCGATCGGCAGCATCGAATAGCTCCACTATGACAGGCCCCTCGTATCCCTGAATGGCTTTGAAGAACCTGTCGGCGTAATCCATCCCTGCCTGGCGCAGATCTCCGAGGATAAACACAGGGCCTTTGGAGAAGCGGGCAATATTACGGATGTCTCTGGCCAGAAGTTCGGGATCCCTGTAGGCGGGCTCAGAGCGCCCATGCAGCTTCCTGAAAGTGTAGGCAGATCCCCCACAGGTCCGGCAGGAATGCGTGCAGCCGCGGCAGGTCAGAACAGCTGTGATGGGATAGCCGAGCCATCCTTTGAAAGGTATAAAGCTGATTAAATCTCGGTAGCGGGCTACCGCTCTTACGACGTAGCTGTAATCTAAAAGCACGTAGTTCAAATCGGGAGGAATCCAGCTTAGAGGGTTTATGTGGATCTCTCCCTTTTCATCTTTCCAGGTCAGGTTGGGGATGGCTTCAAGGGGAGGCGCATCCTTATCCCCTCTTATTCGCTTCATAAGCAACCGGAGAGGCTCCTCCGCAGAATCTCCCCGGACCACGAAGTCTACTTCGGGTCGTTCTATAAGTTCGCGGTGATAGTAAGTGGAGGAAAATCCTCCGAGTATAACGGGGGTTTGAGGGTGATATCTTTTGACCAGGCGGGCCACTTCTATAGCTCCGTGGCAGTGGGGCATCCAGTGCAGATCTATCCCAAAGGCCAAGGGATTGAGGGATGAAATCAAATTTTCGGGGTTAAAGCGTTCAGAAGCCAACATCCTGACGGCTAAGTTTATTATCCTGACTTTGAATCCGTGGCGTTCCAGGTATTCGGCTATCGTGGTAAAACCTATAGGATACATCTCAAAAATCGGGGTTGACGGGATTAGGTCGCTTATAGGGCCGTAAAGGATGGTTTTGGTGCGGAAATCGTAAACACTTGGAGGATGGAGGAGGATCAGATCTGGATTAGCCATCTTTCACCTCAATTTTCACTCAAAGTTACGGAAAAGCCGGGTTAAGATTGTATCACTACTAGGGAAAATTGGCAACCCTTTAGCTGGAGTTCGGGCATGGGTTTTGTGGGCGGAATACCCTCACTCGCGCCCTGATCCCTGAGAGGGTTGCTTGCCCTGTTAATCTATGTTAAAATTAAATTGACTTTGCTGGAAAAGCTGATGAAATGGAACTTGTAGATTCTCACACGCATCTGGATTTCCCGGAATTCAACCCCGATAGGGATGAGGTTATAGAGAGGGCGTGGGAAGCAGGCGTTCGCCTCATAATCAACATTGGCACTGATGTCAATTCAAGTCTGGATTCCATTTCTCTGGCGGAAAGATACCCCTTCGTCTATGCCTCTGTGGGCCTGCATCCCCACGATGCCAGCTCGCTGGATGAAAAGATGGGCGAGGCTTTCAGGAAGCTGGCCTCCCACTCAAAAGTGGTAGCCATTGGCGAGACAGGCCTTGATTACTACCGGAATCTATCGCCTAAGGAAGCTCAGAGGAGAGCTTTTGCCTTTCACATAGAGCTGGCCCGGGAATTGGGGAAACCCTTAATCATCCACAGCCGGGAGGCTCACCAGGAAACCTTGAATTTTTTGAAAGAAATCGCCCGCAACCCCGGTAGACTATCCCCGCCCTATGGGGTAATGCATTGTTTTTCCGGAAGTCTGGAGATGGCTCGGGAAGCCCTTGAGCTGGGTTTCTTTATATCAGTAGCGGGCCCCCTTACTTTTCAGAATGCCCGGAAGCTGCCAGTTATAGTTAAAGAAACACCGATAGACTGGCTCCTTATTGAAACCGATTGCCCTTACCTGGCTCCACATCCTTACAGGGGCAGACGCAATGAGCCTGCTTATGTGCGCTTTGTGGCTGAGGCTGTGGCCGGCATAAAGGGCCTGAGCCTGGAGGAAGTGGGGCAGAAAATGTTAGAAAATGCCCGCCAAATTTTCCGTCTGGATAAAGGGAGGTAAGGTTTGAAGGTTCTACCCTTTCTGGGAATAGTCAAAGAAGAGCTCAAAAAAGTGGAAGAACTCATCCTTTCGGAGGGGGGGTTAAGCTACAAGCCTCTGGCTAATTCCGTGGAGACCATCCTAAAAAGCGGAGGCAAACGTCTTCGGCCCGCTCTTACAATCCTGGCTTCAAAGCTTTACCCTGCTGACGGAGAAAGGCCCATAATAGCCGCTGCGGCTATGGAACTCCTTCACGCTGCCACCCTTATTCACGATGATTTTATAGACCAGTCGCCTACCAGGCGCGGTGTTCCTACCCTCAATAGTCTATGGCCCCCCGCTGCTGTGGTTCTGGCCGGCGACCATCTCTTCGCCAGAGCTGCTTCTCTGGCAGCTATGACCGGAAGCCCAAGGGTGGTTAAGATCTTCGCCCAGGCCCTCAAAACTATATGCGATGGCGAAATCCGTCAGCTTTTTGGAGCTTTCGGCTGGCCTCAAGAACACAAAGATTACTATTACCGAATTTATGCTAAAACCTCTTCCCTCTTTGAGGCCTCCGCTGAGAT includes these proteins:
- a CDS encoding MFS transporter is translated as MSPCLKTAELRLPPTFVSLRYHNYRLWFIGQGFSLMGMWMQSVAQGWVVYELTGSRFALGLVSFMGTIPTIFLTLPAGVIADRTPKRHLLLATQVALMLFAFTLTGLAAAGALQIWHIALVAFLSGIVNSFDAPARQALAVELIENREDLMNAIALNSTMFNLARVIGPAIGGIVLANLGPAWCFGINGLSFLAVISALVLMNFKDISYAPSSEPIFRQLAEGFRYISGNRVTQIIVLIVGVSTLFGFSYSTLMPAYAADVLKVGERGLGFLNAAVGIGALCGSLIVASLGRLPRKGWLLLTGSLLFPSALLVFAFSSNYLLSLVFLVLVGAGFVIQNSTGNTLLQSVVPDNLRGRVMAVFSFMFFGMVPFGSLLAGSIAQSFGPVAGVAFGAGVNLLFSLAILLWVPAIRSV
- a CDS encoding TIGR04190 family B12-binding domain/radical SAM domain protein produces the protein MANPDLILLHPPSVYDFRTKTILYGPISDLIPSTPIFEMYPIGFTTIAEYLERHGFKVRIINLAVRMLASERFNPENLISSLNPLAFGIDLHWMPHCHGAIEVARLVKRYHPQTPVILGGFSSTYYHRELIERPEVDFVVRGDSAEEPLRLLMKRIRGDKDAPPLEAIPNLTWKDEKGEIHINPLSWIPPDLNYVLLDYSYVVRAVARYRDLISFIPFKGWLGYPITAVLTCRGCTHSCRTCGGSAYTFRKLHGRSEPAYRDPELLARDIRNIARFSKGPVFILGDLRQAGMDYADRFFKAIQGYEGPVIVELFDAADRDFFRKLARALPNFVLEISLESHSDAVRQAFGRPYTTAQAEATMEYALEAGCKRLDVFFMIGLPGQDFSSVMETVDYAGKLIREFNRNRSPRLFPFISPMAPFLDPGSAAFEAPEQYGYRVFYRSLEEHRFALEQPSWKYILSYETIWMSREEIVESTYEAGLRLNELKKAYGLISPRRAEDVSSRIHKARLLLRLIDDVLTMSNSALRDKFLRALKPHVDNANTSTVCDKEELNVRLGFFNLRLLRSATILFRGAES
- a CDS encoding TatD family hydrolase is translated as MELVDSHTHLDFPEFNPDRDEVIERAWEAGVRLIINIGTDVNSSLDSISLAERYPFVYASVGLHPHDASSLDEKMGEAFRKLASHSKVVAIGETGLDYYRNLSPKEAQRRAFAFHIELARELGKPLIIHSREAHQETLNFLKEIARNPGRLSPPYGVMHCFSGSLEMAREALELGFFISVAGPLTFQNARKLPVIVKETPIDWLLIETDCPYLAPHPYRGRRNEPAYVRFVAEAVAGIKGLSLEEVGQKMLENARQIFRLDKGR
- a CDS encoding polyprenyl synthetase family protein; the protein is MKVLPFLGIVKEELKKVEELILSEGGLSYKPLANSVETILKSGGKRLRPALTILASKLYPADGERPIIAAAAMELLHAATLIHDDFIDQSPTRRGVPTLNSLWPPAAVVLAGDHLFARAASLAAMTGSPRVVKIFAQALKTICDGEIRQLFGAFGWPQEHKDYYYRIYAKTSSLFEASAEIGGVLSNAPEEAIQALKEYGKNLGNAFQIVDDVLDFTGNEEILGKPAGSDLRQGIVTLPVFYFVENGGDESLVVKALKAGPEERERALKELIERIRSSPAIELSIKEAMNFVGRAKEAIAFLPESPYRSALIALADFAVERNR